A section of the Stenotrophomonas acidaminiphila genome encodes:
- a CDS encoding DNA-binding response regulator, whose protein sequence is MRQTKESSGLVLVIEDNRNISEMIGEYLESKGFEVDYACDGLDGYRLAAENSYDVVVLDLMLPRLDGIEVCRRLRNEARKSTPVLMLTARDTLDDKLTGLGFGADDYLTKPFAIQELEARLRALIRRERRQVGAEVLKVADLVLDPVSMRATRAGTELQLSPIGLRLLTILMRESPRVVTRQEIEREIWGNGLPDSDTLRSHLYNLRKIIDKPFDRPLLHTVQSAGYRIADIAQPMG, encoded by the coding sequence ATGCGACAGACCAAGGAATCGTCCGGACTGGTGCTTGTCATCGAGGACAACCGCAACATTTCCGAGATGATCGGCGAATACCTGGAAAGCAAGGGATTCGAGGTGGACTATGCCTGCGATGGCCTGGACGGCTACCGGCTGGCGGCGGAAAACAGCTACGACGTGGTGGTGCTGGACCTGATGCTGCCGCGGCTGGACGGCATCGAGGTGTGCCGCCGCCTGCGCAACGAGGCGCGCAAGTCCACCCCGGTGCTGATGCTCACCGCGCGCGACACCCTGGACGACAAGCTGACCGGGCTGGGGTTCGGCGCCGACGACTACCTGACCAAACCTTTCGCCATCCAGGAACTGGAAGCGCGCCTGCGCGCGCTGATCCGCCGCGAACGCCGCCAGGTGGGCGCCGAGGTGCTCAAGGTCGCCGACCTGGTGCTGGACCCGGTCAGCATGCGCGCCACCCGCGCCGGCACCGAGCTGCAGTTGTCGCCGATCGGCCTGCGCCTGCTGACCATCCTGATGCGCGAATCGCCGCGGGTGGTGACCCGCCAGGAAATCGAGCGCGAGATCTGGGGCAACGGCCTGCCCGACTCGGATACCCTGCGCAGCCACCTGTACAACCTGCGCAAGATCATCGACAAGCCGTTCGACCGGCCGTTGCTGCATACCGTGCAGAGCGCGGGCTACCGTATTGCCGATATCGCCCAGCCGATGGGCTGA